One region of Populus trichocarpa isolate Nisqually-1 chromosome 4, P.trichocarpa_v4.1, whole genome shotgun sequence genomic DNA includes:
- the LOC127905220 gene encoding protein DOWN-REGULATED IN DIF1 11-like produces MGSLGKNISLGLFLFIGILVITPGFAIRTHEEDPELSRHLEECHAKVTKRCAIEISNSIYNNNTPSEYCCRKHITTGKACHDDFIKLFVSKVPKDKVAFVVAKGDQIWNQCAATVALAPVA; encoded by the coding sequence atgggaagCCTAGGCAAAAACATCTCCTTAGGACTATTTTTGTTTATCGGTATACTTGTCATTACACCAGGGTTTGCAATTCGTACTCATGAAGAAGATCCAGAGCTTTCTCGACATTTGGAAGAGTGCCACGCAAAGGTGACAAAACGTTGTGCAATAGAAATCTCTAATAGTATATACAACAACAATACTCCATCAGAATACTGTTGCCGAAAGCATATAACAACTGGGAAAGCTTGCCATGatgatttcataaaactatTCGTTTCAAAAGTGCCAAAGGATAAAGTAGCTTTTGTTGTAGCTAAGGGTGACCAAATTTGGAACCAATGTGCTGCTACTGTAGCTTTGGCACCTGTTGCCTAA
- the LOC127905221 gene encoding protein DOWN-REGULATED IN DIF1 11-like — MGSLGKNISLGLFLFIGILVITPGFAIRTHEEDPELSRHLEECHAKVTKRCAIEISNSIYNNNTPSEYCCQKHITTGKACHDDFIKLFVSKVPKDKVAFVVAKGDQIWNQCAATVALAPVA; from the coding sequence ATGGGAAGCCTAGGCAAAAACATCTCCTTAGGACTATTTTTGTTTATCGGTATACTTGTCATTACACCAGGGTTTGCAATTCGTACTCATGAAGAAGATCCAGAGCTTTCTCGACATTTGGAAGAGTGCCACGCAAAGGTGACAAAACGTTGTGCAATAGAAATCTCTAATAGTATATACAACAACAATACTCCATCAGAATACTGTTGCCAAAAGCATATAACAACTGGGAAAGCTTGCCATGatgatttcataaaactatTCGTTTCAAAAGTGCCAAAGGATAAAGTAGCTTTTGTTGTAGCTAAGGGTGACCAAATTTGGAACCAATGTGCTGCTACTGTAGCTTTGGCACCTGTTGCCTAA